In the Myxococcota bacterium genome, one interval contains:
- a CDS encoding penicillin-binding protein yields the protein MSSDLASRSGRRLAVARALLVLAFAVLGVRAAHLSVFDQRGAERGEAQTLRTLTLAPERGRIVDRHGAGLALTIDAPSVYVVGRDVTDAVGVARLLSREFGTDRADVLAHIENRGGFRFVARWTTDAKARAIEAADLDGVGLITEPRRIYPHKGLASRLVGFANIDGDGVRGIEQQEDDWLRGTTRRLPVERDGSGQLLVQSGGATWGTAGGDIALSIDATLQAEAQRALREACETTGARGGLVLAMDPHTGEILSLAEWPTFDPNDFRHTKFRATRSAALLDAVEPGSAMKAFLVAAALERDAIDPDEAIDTESGELALPGKIIRDARDFGPLDPASVLRVSSNVGAVKIAQALGRKPHFEMLRDFGFGQKTGSLFPDESAGVLRPWRDWKPVDHATIAFGQGVSVTPLQLAVATSVLANGGRLLRPRLVTARRVAGGSWQPTRPEVVRQVLRPEVAARVLGMLETVTGSDGTGRRAALPGIRTAGKTGTAQKWDAVALRYSQDAFRAWFVGIAPVDAPRVVIVTQLDEPKRPLHSGGVAAAPLFAAVAPSQLAQHGIHVSDAPPVVVASKTVEANAPPAVDDAADTPEADAAALARAASATEHVPASAERAPEALTAAVSAPPPTVDPPRPAAAPAPTEPEPPAPVTVAAVPAVPVEAFRDRVLLPDFVGLSRTEVMQVTAANGLSVKLQGDGVAVHQDPPPGSVVVAGSDVVRIEFRPASAADRGNATSEPREESG from the coding sequence GTGAGCTCGGACCTGGCGAGCCGCAGCGGCCGCCGCCTCGCGGTCGCCCGCGCGCTCCTGGTGTTGGCGTTCGCCGTGCTCGGCGTACGCGCGGCCCACCTCTCGGTCTTCGACCAGCGCGGCGCCGAGCGCGGCGAGGCCCAGACCCTGCGCACCCTGACCCTGGCGCCCGAGCGCGGGCGCATCGTCGATCGCCACGGCGCCGGACTCGCTCTCACCATCGACGCCCCTTCGGTGTACGTGGTCGGCCGCGACGTGACCGACGCCGTCGGGGTCGCGCGGCTGCTCTCGCGCGAATTCGGGACCGACCGCGCCGATGTCCTGGCCCACATCGAGAACCGCGGCGGGTTTCGTTTCGTCGCGCGCTGGACCACGGATGCGAAGGCCAGAGCGATCGAGGCGGCCGACCTCGACGGCGTCGGCCTGATCACCGAACCGCGCCGCATCTACCCGCACAAGGGCCTGGCCTCGCGCCTGGTGGGCTTCGCGAACATCGACGGCGACGGCGTGCGCGGGATCGAACAGCAGGAAGACGACTGGCTGCGCGGCACGACCCGGCGCCTGCCGGTCGAGCGCGACGGCAGCGGACAGCTGCTCGTGCAGAGTGGCGGGGCCACCTGGGGCACGGCAGGAGGGGACATCGCGCTCTCGATCGACGCGACGCTCCAGGCGGAAGCCCAGCGCGCCCTGCGCGAAGCCTGTGAAACCACGGGCGCGCGGGGCGGACTCGTCCTGGCGATGGACCCGCACACCGGGGAGATCCTGAGCCTCGCCGAGTGGCCCACCTTCGACCCGAACGACTTCCGACACACGAAGTTCCGCGCGACCCGCTCCGCTGCCCTGCTCGACGCGGTCGAACCGGGCTCGGCGATGAAGGCCTTCCTCGTCGCGGCGGCCCTGGAGCGCGACGCGATCGACCCGGACGAAGCGATCGACACCGAGTCCGGCGAACTGGCCCTGCCGGGGAAGATCATCCGCGACGCCCGCGACTTCGGCCCGCTCGATCCGGCCAGCGTACTGCGCGTCTCGAGCAACGTCGGCGCCGTGAAGATCGCCCAGGCCCTCGGCCGCAAGCCCCACTTCGAGATGCTGCGCGACTTCGGCTTCGGCCAGAAGACCGGCAGCCTGTTCCCGGACGAGTCGGCGGGTGTGCTGCGGCCTTGGCGGGACTGGAAGCCCGTGGATCATGCGACGATCGCGTTCGGCCAGGGCGTCTCGGTGACACCGCTGCAGCTGGCCGTCGCCACCTCGGTCCTCGCGAATGGGGGGCGTCTGCTGCGCCCGCGCCTGGTCACGGCGCGCCGCGTCGCCGGTGGGTCCTGGCAGCCGACGCGTCCCGAAGTCGTGCGCCAGGTGCTGCGTCCCGAAGTGGCGGCGCGGGTCCTGGGAATGCTGGAAACCGTCACGGGCTCCGACGGTACGGGAAGGCGTGCCGCCCTCCCCGGCATCCGCACCGCGGGGAAGACCGGCACGGCACAGAAGTGGGACGCCGTCGCGCTGCGCTACTCCCAGGACGCGTTCCGCGCCTGGTTCGTCGGGATCGCGCCCGTCGATGCGCCGCGCGTCGTGATCGTCACCCAGCTCGACGAGCCGAAGCGGCCGCTCCACAGCGGCGGCGTCGCCGCGGCGCCGCTCTTCGCCGCCGTGGCGCCGAGCCAATTGGCCCAGCACGGAATCCACGTGTCGGACGCACCGCCCGTCGTCGTCGCGTCGAAGACCGTGGAGGCCAACGCGCCTCCGGCGGTCGACGACGCAGCCGACACGCCCGAAGCCGACGCCGCCGCGCTCGCCCGGGCAGCGAGCGCGACCGAGCACGTCCCCGCTTCGGCGGAACGCGCGCCCGAAGCGCTGACCGCGGCAGTCTCCGCGCCGCCCCCGACGGTGGACCCGCCGCGACCCGCGGCCGCGCCGGCCCCGACCGAGCCCGAACCGCCGGCGCCCGTCACCGTGGCCGCCGTTCCGGCGGTGCCGGTGGAAGCGTTCCGCGACCGGGTGCTGTTGCCCGACTTCGTCGGTCTCTCGCGCACCGAGGTGATGCAGGTCACGGCTGCGAACGGCCTATCCGTCAAGCTGCAGGGTGACGGTGTCGCCGTCCATCAGGATCCGCCGCCAGGAAGCGTGGTCGTCGCCGGCAGCGATGTGGTGCGGATCGAGTTCCGCCCGGCCTCTGCGGCCGACCGCGGCAACGCGACGAGCGAACCGAGGGAAGAGAGCGGATGA